A genomic stretch from Chitinophaga agri includes:
- a CDS encoding SRPBCC family protein, which produces MKGYLISNVFAVCVMWLTKLFVIDVNTLVFSEFVTLPILMGFICAWFWRDKQLSTRQLIGRAVLNAAIGIALSALFLGEGFICLLIVSPLIIGFVITGVFGGRSIFKRRNDTLHVSLFLLLLVSFFADVRIHHHYENMVADTMVIKAPPSEVWKYVVAYEKIETSDKYWLFRIGMPSPVQATASGYYVGAERKCIFSNGYTFDEKIIAYDEERNLTFAITQQPRDPEIMGHIDILKGQFILQDNGDGTTTLTGNSWYKLHVFPVWYYDIWAESITRNVHLRVMEHIKTLSEQH; this is translated from the coding sequence ATGAAAGGCTACCTCATTTCAAACGTCTTTGCAGTTTGTGTAATGTGGCTTACCAAGCTATTTGTAATTGATGTCAATACACTTGTTTTCTCTGAATTTGTGACGCTTCCTATTCTAATGGGATTTATCTGTGCCTGGTTCTGGCGTGATAAGCAGCTTAGCACCAGACAGTTAATTGGCAGAGCGGTGTTAAACGCCGCTATCGGCATCGCATTAAGTGCTCTCTTCCTGGGAGAAGGCTTCATATGTCTGCTCATTGTCTCTCCCCTGATTATTGGATTCGTGATAACTGGTGTATTTGGAGGCAGAAGTATCTTTAAGCGCCGTAATGATACGCTGCACGTAAGTCTGTTCCTGCTGTTGCTCGTTAGTTTCTTCGCCGACGTTCGCATACATCATCATTATGAAAATATGGTAGCTGATACGATGGTTATAAAGGCGCCGCCATCTGAAGTCTGGAAATATGTTGTGGCATATGAAAAAATAGAAACGTCCGACAAATACTGGTTGTTCAGAATCGGCATGCCAAGCCCTGTGCAGGCAACGGCCTCTGGATATTATGTAGGAGCGGAACGCAAATGCATTTTCAGCAATGGCTATACATTTGATGAAAAGATCATTGCCTACGACGAGGAACGCAACCTCACCTTCGCTATTACGCAACAGCCGCGTGACCCTGAAATCATGGGACATATCGATATTCTGAAAGGCCAGTTTATCCTGCAAGATAATGGCGACGGCACCACCACACTCACTGGCAATAGCTGGTACAAGCTGCATGTATTCCCTGTGTGGTACTATGATATATGGGCTGAAAGCATTACCCGCAATGTTCATCTAAGGGTAATGGAACATATTAAAACACTTAGCGAGCAACACTAA
- a CDS encoding helix-turn-helix domain-containing protein, whose translation MMKRAAAVPHKIQTIAALHRLLGVSGPLHPLVSLIDNNTIATAVDQLPETFVLDFYKISYKKLMTGRMSYGQSYYDYQEGGMVFTAPHQIIAIEKDAAFFGVTFLIHPDFLRNYPLAQRIRNYGFFSYEANEALHLSEREKQTILEVLEHIKRELNNPIDDFSQDLVISYLEVLLHHSNRFYKRQFVTRKAVNHDLLARMEQLLNEYFDTADAISKGLPTVEFIAEQLLLSPRYLSDMLRSLTGQNAQQHIHEKLIEKAKEKLSTTSLSVSEIAYELGFEHPQSFSKLFRNKTSQSPLEYRQSFN comes from the coding sequence ATGATGAAAAGAGCCGCTGCTGTTCCGCATAAAATACAGACTATTGCCGCCTTGCACCGGTTGTTAGGCGTATCAGGTCCATTGCATCCGCTGGTAAGCCTGATCGACAACAATACGATCGCTACCGCAGTGGATCAGTTACCGGAAACGTTTGTACTTGATTTTTATAAGATATCTTATAAAAAACTGATGACAGGCCGGATGAGTTATGGACAAAGCTATTATGACTATCAGGAGGGTGGCATGGTATTCACTGCTCCTCATCAGATCATCGCCATTGAAAAAGATGCAGCGTTCTTTGGTGTAACATTCCTCATTCATCCCGACTTTCTGCGCAATTATCCCCTGGCTCAGCGCATCAGGAACTATGGTTTCTTTTCCTACGAAGCAAATGAGGCATTGCATCTTTCTGAAAGAGAGAAGCAAACCATCCTGGAAGTGCTGGAGCATATCAAAAGAGAACTGAATAATCCTATTGACGACTTTAGCCAGGACCTGGTAATATCCTACCTGGAAGTGCTGCTACACCATAGTAACCGCTTTTATAAACGGCAGTTTGTTACCCGGAAAGCAGTGAATCATGACCTGCTGGCACGCATGGAACAATTATTGAATGAATATTTCGATACAGCAGATGCTATCAGTAAAGGGTTGCCTACGGTGGAATTTATAGCCGAACAACTTCTGTTGTCACCGCGTTATCTGAGCGATATGCTACGCTCGCTGACAGGGCAGAACGCACAGCAGCATATTCATGAAAAACTGATAGAGAAAGCAAAAGAGAAATTGTCTACGACCAGTTTATCAGTGAGTGAGATCGCCTACGAACTCGGATTTGAACATCCGCAGTCCTTCAGTAAATTATTCAGGAACAAAACCAGTCAGTCTCCATTGGAATACCGCCAGTCATTTAACTGA
- a CDS encoding SDR family oxidoreductase, whose protein sequence is MKSIFITGASTGLGRATVQLFHQKGWNVIATMRRPEEEKELAALENVTLLPMDVTNPAQVTETVQQAITLGVDVVFNNAGYGLMGPVEAMTSEQIERQLNTNLFGVLRVSQAFVPYFRERRSGLFITTTSMGGLFGFPFGSIYHATKFALEGWSESFSFEMGLFNVGVKTVAPGGIATDFGGRSIDSASLPAYDEDMKKLWALFDVEKFSTPEQIAAVVYEAATDGKDQVRYVAGEDAKILYERRLEVGSEAFRREMRSNILGI, encoded by the coding sequence ATGAAGTCAATATTTATTACCGGCGCATCAACAGGATTAGGAAGAGCAACCGTTCAGTTATTTCACCAGAAAGGTTGGAATGTTATTGCTACTATGCGCAGACCGGAAGAAGAAAAAGAACTGGCAGCACTGGAAAATGTCACCTTACTGCCCATGGATGTGACCAACCCGGCGCAGGTGACGGAGACAGTGCAGCAGGCAATTACACTTGGAGTAGACGTGGTGTTCAATAACGCAGGTTATGGTCTCATGGGACCTGTGGAAGCAATGACCAGCGAACAGATAGAACGTCAGCTGAACACGAACCTGTTCGGCGTACTGCGTGTCAGCCAGGCTTTCGTACCTTATTTCCGGGAAAGAAGGAGTGGATTGTTCATTACTACAACTTCGATGGGGGGCTTATTCGGATTCCCTTTCGGGTCCATCTATCATGCAACCAAGTTCGCCCTGGAAGGGTGGAGTGAAAGCTTTTCATTTGAAATGGGCCTGTTCAATGTAGGGGTTAAGACGGTTGCTCCAGGAGGCATAGCGACCGATTTTGGTGGTCGTTCGATAGACTCGGCGTCACTTCCGGCGTATGACGAAGACATGAAGAAATTATGGGCCTTATTTGACGTGGAAAAGTTCTCTACGCCCGAACAGATCGCCGCCGTAGTATACGAGGCCGCTACCGATGGAAAAGACCAGGTAAGGTATGTGGCAGGTGAAGATGCGAAGATTTTATATGAAAGACGCCTTGAAGTTGGAAGTGAAGCTTTCAGGCGGGAAATGCGCAGCAATATATTGGGTATTTAA
- a CDS encoding YceI family protein: MKQTVPAFILLLTMAACGGASTDQAKTEEKKEAAAATGVAYTIDTTATSVQWRATHKGGFAPRFGTIKVTDGSLNVENGALTGGSFEVNLNSLTTDPASVTEKDKKSTDLDGHLKSADFFDAANHPTAKFVITGVTAYDSTKEKSLLPGATNLISGNLTLKDSTLNITFPAQVTIAEGDVTAKAKFIIDRTAWGINYKTEGSPENWVISKEVEIGFDLKAVKK; this comes from the coding sequence ATGAAGCAAACAGTACCTGCTTTTATCCTGCTGCTGACTATGGCAGCTTGTGGTGGCGCCTCTACTGATCAGGCGAAAACCGAAGAAAAGAAAGAAGCAGCTGCAGCCACCGGCGTAGCTTACACTATTGACACTACTGCTACGTCTGTTCAATGGCGCGCTACTCACAAAGGCGGTTTCGCGCCTCGTTTTGGTACCATCAAAGTTACTGACGGTAGTCTGAACGTTGAGAACGGAGCACTGACCGGTGGTAGTTTTGAAGTAAACCTGAACAGCCTGACGACAGATCCAGCTTCTGTTACTGAAAAAGACAAAAAATCTACAGATCTGGATGGTCACCTGAAAAGCGCGGATTTCTTTGATGCGGCTAACCACCCAACTGCGAAATTCGTTATTACAGGTGTAACCGCTTATGACAGCACGAAAGAAAAAAGCCTGCTGCCTGGCGCTACTAACCTGATCAGCGGTAACCTGACCCTGAAGGACAGCACCCTGAACATCACTTTCCCTGCACAGGTAACTATCGCTGAAGGCGACGTTACTGCTAAAGCAAAGTTCATCATCGACAGAACTGCCTGGGGTATCAACTATAAAACTGAAGGTAGCCCTGAAAACTGGGTGATCAGCAAAGAAGTTGAGATCGGCTTCGACCTGAAAGCTGTTAAGAAATAA
- a CDS encoding DUF5984 family protein yields the protein MALINFKLRHPDNIIPWDDDTDTTIHWQGLTEGEYWLDLNKATLYEYTPEVLAGGDTDDSTYVVYQLDRLINDWTGIFESIAAPVPDAFYTISRNHHYLYRFYGAAMHWFDRLSADPSMHAETDYEQYDKTIEWIYSRTLTAPYLASDPGISFFRNGDYLSIVWQADHVTPENIPVWTAQNGEVEMAYDLFVHEMEDFGKRFFDAMDVQVRIAVEKDWGATRINKEALVKEQEERKAAFQRKLGILKGPPVKHTDWELINTLVTKMFS from the coding sequence ATGGCGCTCATTAACTTCAAACTCAGACATCCGGATAATATCATTCCCTGGGACGACGATACTGATACTACTATACATTGGCAGGGACTCACAGAAGGTGAATACTGGCTTGATCTGAATAAGGCTACGCTTTACGAATACACCCCTGAAGTGCTGGCTGGCGGTGATACAGACGATTCTACATATGTCGTTTATCAGCTTGACCGGCTGATAAACGACTGGACGGGCATATTCGAATCCATTGCAGCACCTGTACCAGACGCCTTTTATACCATTTCACGGAATCATCATTATTTATACCGGTTTTATGGAGCTGCTATGCACTGGTTCGACAGATTATCCGCGGATCCCTCTATGCATGCAGAAACCGATTATGAACAATATGATAAGACCATTGAATGGATATATAGCAGAACGCTGACCGCTCCCTATCTGGCATCCGACCCAGGCATCAGTTTCTTCAGGAACGGTGATTATCTTTCCATTGTCTGGCAGGCCGATCATGTGACGCCAGAGAATATTCCTGTATGGACGGCGCAAAACGGAGAAGTAGAAATGGCATACGACCTGTTTGTACATGAAATGGAAGATTTCGGCAAGCGCTTCTTTGACGCTATGGATGTACAGGTCCGGATAGCCGTAGAAAAAGACTGGGGAGCTACCCGCATCAATAAAGAGGCACTGGTAAAAGAACAGGAAGAAAGAAAAGCTGCATTTCAAAGAAAGCTGGGTATATTAAAGGGTCCGCCAGTTAAACATACAGATTGGGAATTGATCAATACCCTGGTAACGAAAATGTTTAGTTAA
- a CDS encoding BamA/TamA family outer membrane protein encodes MRPIIATTCLLLCSTFTAVRAQTEQNGWVNRQLNRFFNDTTSAAEKSFRIYPTLGYAPETGIELGASSLWLFRAKGDSTNRLSEVQAFTFFTFKAQYGLWIDNAIYGDKDKWFFLGRTRIQRFPLLYYGIGQHTEGENPAVVDANYILLRQRVLRKISRNLFFGPEIDYQHLYSVDFNQPEEGEHHLLPAGSNGTTNLGFGAALVYDNRHNVLNVRKGWFGELSYLGYHPSFASDFQFGSVNLDVRAFHPVKKNNVLAWQVLGNFISGKVPFNQLALMGGDMMMRGYYQGRYRDKNMLAAQVEYRMLPFSFSKRFGATVFAGTAAVAPELKAFQLDKTQFAGGAGLRYLLFPKKDIFLRLDVGMTREGPGFYFFTGEAF; translated from the coding sequence ATGAGACCTATTATTGCGACTACCTGCTTGCTGCTGTGTTCAACCTTCACAGCGGTAAGGGCACAAACTGAACAGAATGGCTGGGTGAACCGGCAGCTGAACAGATTTTTTAATGATACCACCTCCGCAGCCGAAAAGAGTTTTCGTATTTATCCAACCCTGGGGTATGCTCCGGAAACCGGTATTGAACTGGGAGCCTCTTCTCTCTGGCTATTCCGTGCGAAAGGTGATAGTACGAACCGTCTCAGTGAAGTACAGGCATTCACCTTTTTTACTTTCAAAGCGCAGTATGGACTGTGGATAGACAATGCTATCTACGGAGATAAAGATAAATGGTTCTTCCTGGGGCGAACACGTATCCAGCGTTTTCCCCTGTTGTATTATGGTATAGGGCAACATACAGAAGGAGAAAATCCTGCTGTAGTCGATGCCAATTACATATTGCTCAGACAGCGTGTATTACGGAAAATAAGCCGCAACCTGTTCTTCGGCCCCGAAATAGATTACCAGCATCTATACAGTGTGGACTTTAATCAGCCGGAAGAAGGAGAGCACCATCTGCTACCTGCCGGTAGCAATGGTACGACGAACCTTGGATTTGGTGCAGCATTGGTTTACGATAACCGTCATAACGTACTGAATGTACGCAAGGGCTGGTTTGGCGAATTATCTTATCTTGGTTATCATCCTTCATTTGCCAGCGACTTTCAGTTTGGCAGCGTCAACCTGGATGTGCGTGCTTTCCATCCAGTAAAAAAGAACAACGTTTTAGCCTGGCAGGTACTGGGTAACTTCATCAGCGGAAAGGTACCATTCAATCAGCTCGCATTAATGGGAGGGGATATGATGATGCGTGGTTATTACCAGGGCCGTTACCGCGATAAAAATATGCTGGCAGCACAGGTAGAATACCGGATGTTGCCATTCTCTTTCAGTAAACGATTTGGTGCTACGGTCTTTGCTGGTACGGCGGCTGTCGCGCCGGAGCTGAAAGCTTTTCAGCTGGATAAAACACAGTTTGCAGGAGGGGCAGGACTACGTTATCTCCTGTTCCCTAAAAAGGATATTTTCCTGCGACTAGATGTAGGTATGACCAGGGAAGGTCCTGGTTTTTACTTTTTTACCGGAGAGGCATTTTAG
- a CDS encoding pectate lyase family protein — translation MRATKIITAFTALIWLLCSFVPFHSPDATKEETTIAHKIIYNKKKHSMTLSWSAFGSSGNYIIRRGGSRLATDFAQVGSTSRLTFTDNRPHPDKYENYYKITRNDITIVVSLEQQLFGDNMYFYDRKYEKAETARDEMNAHFGTIGLGGANGEWTTKRQAYYFKSNVNGQTYDPGGTGSASSAAANAIELGFYSHIGGLGKVPGDVKLGAIFTRPHLSGGANATCTFWRSVENVTVMRDFSWTVSQSTSARRMQIESTSKYISDIGSNNFWGSGGFIADAHYTSSRPNWGGQQQWYTRNTVFPAGSGVMGGSYNMVWQGCVNPPQADNANSPIAVTPVIREKPFLFIDSDGEYKVFVPAWQRDRTGLSWSATDMGKGRVQDLLTNWYIAREGDTDAEINRALRAGKNIFFTPGHYSLNAPIQVNRKDAILLGAGIASVTLEPTEKNTWGCIYADDQDGIIIAGLLMDSFNSTTYQVRVGNEGADADHAANPIMLTDITCRVGGVQAKNIQIHTSMQINSNHVVGDHFWLWRADHGSQPGGSARWVRDRCRNGLIVTGDDVTLYALFAEHYQEYEVLWLGERGRTYFLQNEPPYDAPNQASWSSQGGRVDGYAAFKIANTIKEHRSIGMGSYAVFTGTDGHVNKKNGFELPNSPDVILEKMCITRFAGPGNILNVVNGTGGSTATGVQRVASYNNGTGAQPYDETFDLPDRTSYPAYIVMDK, via the coding sequence GTGAGAGCTACAAAAATAATTACCGCATTCACCGCATTGATATGGCTGCTATGCAGCTTTGTACCTTTTCATTCCCCTGATGCAACAAAGGAGGAGACTACAATAGCACATAAGATCATTTACAATAAGAAGAAGCATAGCATGACCCTGTCGTGGTCAGCATTCGGCTCTTCCGGAAACTATATAATTAGAAGGGGTGGCAGCCGGCTGGCAACTGATTTTGCGCAAGTAGGTTCGACTTCCCGACTAACATTTACAGATAACAGGCCCCATCCAGATAAATACGAAAATTATTATAAGATCACCCGTAATGACATCACTATCGTCGTTTCACTAGAGCAACAGCTCTTTGGTGATAATATGTATTTCTATGACAGGAAATATGAGAAAGCCGAAACCGCGCGGGACGAAATGAATGCGCATTTTGGCACGATTGGTCTCGGCGGAGCAAATGGCGAGTGGACTACAAAGCGTCAGGCATATTATTTCAAGTCCAATGTAAATGGTCAGACCTACGATCCAGGTGGTACCGGTTCGGCATCATCTGCAGCAGCTAATGCGATAGAACTGGGTTTCTATTCTCATATCGGTGGTTTAGGTAAGGTACCGGGAGATGTTAAACTGGGAGCTATATTCACCAGACCTCATCTTTCAGGTGGAGCAAATGCCACCTGTACATTCTGGCGTTCTGTAGAAAATGTGACCGTAATGCGGGATTTCTCCTGGACAGTTTCCCAGTCGACCAGTGCGCGGAGAATGCAGATTGAAAGCACGTCTAAATATATCTCAGATATTGGCAGCAATAATTTCTGGGGTAGTGGCGGATTTATCGCTGACGCTCATTATACGTCATCCAGGCCTAACTGGGGAGGACAACAACAATGGTATACGCGGAATACCGTTTTCCCGGCAGGATCAGGTGTGATGGGAGGTTCCTACAATATGGTCTGGCAGGGCTGTGTCAATCCACCACAAGCCGACAACGCTAACTCCCCTATTGCGGTAACACCTGTTATCAGGGAAAAACCTTTCCTTTTCATAGATAGTGATGGTGAGTATAAAGTGTTTGTGCCGGCCTGGCAAAGGGACAGAACCGGCCTTTCCTGGTCAGCGACCGATATGGGTAAAGGCAGGGTGCAGGACCTGCTTACCAACTGGTATATCGCGCGGGAAGGAGACACGGACGCTGAGATAAACAGGGCGCTGAGAGCTGGCAAAAACATCTTCTTCACACCAGGACACTATTCCCTGAACGCCCCCATCCAGGTGAATAGAAAAGATGCCATACTGTTGGGCGCAGGTATCGCATCGGTAACGCTGGAACCCACGGAGAAAAATACCTGGGGATGTATCTATGCTGATGATCAGGACGGTATTATCATTGCCGGCCTTTTGATGGATTCATTCAATAGTACAACATACCAGGTCAGAGTAGGTAATGAAGGAGCTGACGCAGATCATGCTGCAAATCCAATCATGCTCACCGATATTACCTGCAGGGTAGGCGGCGTACAGGCAAAAAACATCCAGATCCATACTTCCATGCAGATAAACAGCAATCATGTAGTGGGCGACCACTTCTGGCTGTGGCGGGCTGACCATGGTTCACAACCTGGCGGTAGTGCCCGTTGGGTAAGAGATCGCTGCAGGAACGGACTTATTGTTACAGGTGATGATGTTACATTGTATGCCCTGTTTGCCGAACATTATCAGGAATATGAAGTATTATGGCTGGGCGAACGTGGCAGAACCTATTTCTTACAGAACGAACCGCCATACGATGCGCCCAATCAGGCAAGCTGGAGCAGTCAGGGAGGCCGTGTAGATGGTTATGCTGCATTCAAAATCGCTAACACTATAAAAGAACATCGCAGCATAGGAATGGGGTCTTATGCAGTCTTCACGGGAACTGACGGCCACGTAAACAAGAAAAATGGTTTTGAATTACCTAATAGTCCCGATGTGATACTTGAAAAGATGTGTATTACCCGTTTTGCAGGTCCAGGTAATATACTGAACGTTGTAAATGGCACGGGAGGAAGCACCGCAACAGGTGTACAGCGTGTGGCATCGTACAACAATGGTACGGGGGCACAACCTTATGATGAAACATTTGATCTACCCGATCGTACATCCTATCCTGCCTATATTGTTATGGATAAATAA
- a CDS encoding SRPBCC family protein translates to MNERSPCIETQMLIRKPASEVFDAFIDPGKTRHFWFTKGSGKLEKGATIIWEWEMYNVSTEVHVVDIIPDELIAITWGSPATAVDFIFTKRADGHTYIVIRNYGFEKQGEALIREIIDLTGGFTTVLDGLKAYMEYGINLNLIADKFPSRK, encoded by the coding sequence ATGAATGAACGGAGTCCATGTATTGAGACACAGATGCTGATCAGGAAACCTGCCAGTGAAGTATTTGATGCATTTATTGATCCCGGGAAGACACGACACTTCTGGTTTACCAAAGGCAGTGGTAAACTGGAAAAGGGAGCAACTATTATATGGGAATGGGAGATGTATAATGTATCTACGGAGGTCCACGTAGTAGATATTATTCCAGATGAGCTGATCGCTATTACCTGGGGATCACCGGCGACAGCGGTAGATTTTATTTTTACCAAAAGAGCAGATGGGCATACCTATATAGTGATCAGGAATTATGGATTTGAAAAACAGGGTGAGGCACTGATCCGGGAGATCATTGACCTGACCGGAGGCTTTACAACTGTGCTGGATGGATTAAAAGCCTATATGGAATATGGTATCAATCTGAACCTGATAGCAGATAAATTTCCTTCCAGGAAATAA
- a CDS encoding leucine-rich repeat domain-containing protein codes for MSYFTDIETAGEYTHSIKITDDDLSLLHDDIFKRFPRLSQLDIRSSKLTSLPSSVTSLQRLRYLKIANQEMDLNTELPKLRAIPGLALLAITETSTLLEADSLAALSALQSLQVPLKNIPDVADLERKLPQLQQLTLRGSAYDLATAITPALAKQLSRLERLNLQTDYRCRNVQWPNRLKDAIQAGKPVNLLLEQKYIFGRDKEISQKLSRYNIHITRDENAADVMAVLSPLAMHRSPHYIRKGIPLITVDHLHEVMLDEEQYPLRRNTDAMVNRALLRSLISRNTDDCLNALLQIEQEGANRIILSGLAAVWRSHPDRTIRKIAGELYQRFGSFDFRIWANAHNATFFDTPVYRNKFLDRMSGHPAVDKIIFMLTAVSINGYIFEKGTVLPSRHNEVRRKMPPRIYVPSLDMYYSDLEDVPEEADIFTTVERWSFDHCNVNWEKVLGRIAALPFITELHVEGVGRDYYQALQRYGGSSIELLSKGRVTVQ; via the coding sequence ATGTCCTACTTTACAGATATAGAAACCGCCGGTGAATATACTCACTCAATAAAGATCACCGACGACGACCTGTCTCTCCTGCATGATGATATATTTAAACGTTTCCCGAGGCTCTCTCAGTTGGATATCCGGTCTTCTAAACTGACTTCGCTACCATCGTCTGTTACGAGTTTACAGCGCCTGAGATATTTAAAGATCGCTAATCAGGAAATGGACCTGAATACTGAGTTGCCGAAGTTACGTGCGATACCGGGGCTGGCATTACTTGCGATAACGGAAACCAGCACCTTGCTGGAAGCAGATAGTCTTGCTGCACTGAGTGCGTTACAAAGCCTGCAGGTACCACTAAAAAATATACCTGACGTGGCAGATCTTGAACGTAAGCTGCCGCAGTTGCAACAACTGACGTTACGGGGAAGTGCATATGACCTTGCTACAGCGATTACACCAGCGCTGGCAAAGCAGCTAAGCCGGCTGGAACGGCTCAATCTGCAGACAGATTATCGATGTCGCAATGTACAATGGCCAAATAGGCTGAAAGACGCAATCCAGGCAGGAAAGCCAGTCAACCTGCTGCTGGAACAGAAATATATCTTCGGACGAGATAAGGAGATCAGTCAAAAGTTGTCCAGGTATAACATTCATATAACCAGAGATGAAAATGCGGCAGATGTCATGGCGGTTCTGAGCCCGTTGGCCATGCACAGATCCCCGCACTATATCAGAAAGGGCATTCCATTGATCACAGTGGATCATCTGCATGAGGTGATGCTGGACGAGGAGCAATATCCACTGAGAAGGAATACAGATGCTATGGTGAATCGTGCATTACTACGATCACTGATCAGCCGTAATACAGACGATTGTCTGAATGCCCTCTTACAGATAGAGCAGGAAGGCGCTAACAGGATCATCTTATCCGGATTGGCTGCTGTATGGCGTTCGCATCCCGACAGAACGATCCGTAAGATAGCAGGAGAATTGTATCAACGCTTCGGTTCATTCGATTTCAGGATATGGGCGAATGCGCATAATGCTACCTTTTTTGATACGCCTGTTTACAGGAATAAGTTCCTGGACCGTATGTCAGGTCATCCTGCGGTGGATAAGATTATTTTTATGCTGACAGCTGTCAGTATTAATGGTTATATTTTCGAAAAAGGTACAGTGCTTCCCAGCCGTCATAATGAAGTCAGGCGTAAAATGCCTCCCAGGATCTACGTGCCTTCTCTGGACATGTACTATAGCGATCTGGAAGATGTTCCTGAAGAAGCAGATATCTTCACCACGGTGGAGCGCTGGTCTTTTGATCACTGTAATGTGAATTGGGAGAAAGTGTTGGGCAGAATTGCCGCTTTACCATTTATAACCGAACTGCATGTTGAAGGAGTGGGCAGGGATTACTATCAGGCTTTGCAGCGATACGGCGGTTCCTCCATAGAGCTGTTGAGTAAAGGAAGGGTGACAGTACAATGA
- a CDS encoding SWIM zinc finger family protein — translation MNDTLIYDYHYPSQLKRAVSGEELFLSQYSEVEKREAPVYFQGRLQQPFITARCLLTLSRVVQSSFNMSAAELSQLKDPVVTAGNERLRFEGFSHCAGVYARLDILPDGHEGTFPEAGTTNVDFNQPMLTSLNSITQGQTVSLSVGSREVMLEAGKQKITERKVPLPVRWIKGFASVQVCLSEAERVHTFNRVQALQLFQSIPKGSVKADHYLTVRGGKPVFSPVKGQQAVCVGGVHRLRLIELLLPLADQLRVYAHPAMQATTWQLYFGSICFTLSLSREASRGFSGEGAVLDALIADVPDAWIEAVDKYSYTNQTFNPTMLAVNENIPFPVADNVTAKLAAMGLLGFDTDENSFFYRRLPFKLNRILSLHPRMKDAEKLVSEKKVVIISNDGLKVDARVEGSGVTHTVLLDEKQERCTCTWYSRHQGDRGPCKHVSAVKKFISGN, via the coding sequence ATGAACGATACCCTTATATACGACTATCACTATCCTTCGCAGTTAAAAAGGGCTGTCAGTGGAGAAGAGCTGTTTCTGTCACAATATAGTGAGGTGGAGAAGCGCGAAGCTCCCGTGTATTTCCAGGGAAGATTGCAGCAACCGTTCATTACGGCCCGCTGCCTGCTGACCCTGTCCAGGGTGGTACAGTCCAGCTTTAATATGTCAGCAGCTGAACTGTCGCAGCTGAAAGATCCGGTAGTGACCGCGGGTAACGAAAGGTTACGTTTTGAAGGTTTTTCCCATTGTGCGGGTGTATATGCGAGACTGGACATTTTGCCGGATGGCCACGAAGGTACGTTCCCTGAGGCCGGTACGACGAATGTGGACTTTAATCAGCCTATGCTGACCTCATTGAACAGCATCACGCAGGGACAGACGGTCTCACTCTCTGTTGGCAGCAGGGAAGTGATGCTTGAGGCCGGCAAACAAAAGATCACGGAGCGGAAGGTGCCGCTGCCGGTCAGATGGATCAAAGGGTTCGCCAGTGTACAGGTATGCCTGTCTGAAGCGGAAAGGGTGCATACCTTTAACCGCGTACAGGCGTTACAACTGTTTCAGAGTATACCTAAAGGAAGTGTAAAAGCTGACCACTACCTGACTGTCCGTGGTGGGAAACCGGTTTTCTCGCCGGTAAAAGGACAACAGGCAGTCTGCGTAGGTGGTGTACACCGCCTGCGACTGATCGAGCTTTTATTGCCCCTGGCAGATCAATTGCGTGTATACGCGCATCCTGCCATGCAGGCTACCACCTGGCAATTATATTTCGGAAGCATTTGTTTCACGCTCTCGCTATCCCGGGAAGCATCGAGGGGATTTTCCGGTGAAGGGGCTGTACTCGACGCCCTGATCGCGGATGTCCCTGATGCCTGGATCGAGGCGGTCGACAAATACAGTTATACCAATCAGACATTTAATCCAACTATGCTGGCAGTGAATGAAAACATCCCGTTCCCAGTAGCCGACAATGTTACCGCGAAGCTGGCCGCTATGGGATTACTGGGATTTGATACTGATGAGAACAGCTTTTTTTACAGACGTTTGCCTTTTAAATTAAACCGTATCCTTAGTTTGCACCCGCGCATGAAAGATGCAGAGAAGCTGGTTTCAGAAAAAAAGGTTGTCATCATCAGCAATGATGGTCTGAAAGTAGACGCAAGAGTGGAAGGCAGTGGTGTGACCCATACAGTTTTACTGGATGAGAAACAGGAGAGGTGCACGTGTACCTGGTACAGCCGTCACCAGGGAGACCGCGGCCCATGTAAACATGTATCGGCAGTTAAAAAATTTATTTCAGGCAATTGA